The following coding sequences lie in one Pseudomonas syringae CC1557 genomic window:
- a CDS encoding fatty acid--CoA ligase: MLQTRVLPPADGAYQYPLLIKRLLLSGRRYEKTREIVYRDSVRYTYQTLNERIARLANALTAAGVKAGDTVAVMDWDSHRYLECMFAIPMLGAVIHTVNVRLSPEQIAYTINHADDRFVLVNSEFVGLYQAMSGHLTTVEKTLLLTDQAEKTAELPNLIGEYEELLAAASPEYAFEDFDENSVATTFYTTGTTGNPKGVYFTHRQLVLHTLGVATIMGCIDSTRLLGTDDVYMPITPMFHVHAWGIPYAATMLGLKQVYPGRYEPEMLVELWRREKVTFSHCVPTILQMLLNAKGAQDADFGGWKIIIGGSALTRTLYQAAKARGIQLTAAYGMSETGPLISVAHINEELKAGSEDERITYRIKAGVPGMLVEAAIIDQEGNFLPADGETQGELVLRAPWLTESYVREPEKGAELWAGGWLHTGDVATLDDMGFIDIRDRIKDVIKTGGEWISSLELEDLCSRHPAVREVAVVGIADPQWGERPFALLVIREGHPFDATELKEHLMPFVVNGHINKWAIPRQIALVTEIPKTSVGKLDKKRMRLDIVEWQNSNSAFLSTL; this comes from the coding sequence ATGTTACAGACTCGCGTTCTTCCGCCTGCCGATGGCGCTTATCAGTACCCTCTGTTAATAAAACGCCTGTTGTTATCCGGCAGGCGTTATGAAAAGACGCGTGAAATTGTCTACCGTGATTCCGTCCGCTACACCTACCAGACCCTCAACGAACGTATCGCTCGCCTGGCCAACGCGCTAACCGCCGCAGGCGTGAAGGCCGGGGATACGGTGGCCGTCATGGACTGGGACAGCCACCGCTATCTGGAATGCATGTTTGCGATTCCGATGCTGGGCGCGGTGATCCACACCGTCAACGTCCGGCTGTCTCCAGAACAGATCGCCTACACCATCAACCATGCCGATGACCGCTTTGTACTGGTGAATAGCGAGTTCGTCGGCCTGTATCAGGCCATGTCCGGGCACCTGACTACGGTCGAGAAAACCCTGTTACTGACCGATCAGGCGGAAAAGACTGCCGAGCTGCCCAATCTGATCGGCGAATACGAAGAATTGCTGGCGGCCGCCAGCCCCGAATACGCGTTCGAGGACTTCGACGAAAATTCGGTCGCGACCACGTTCTACACCACGGGCACCACCGGCAACCCCAAAGGGGTCTATTTCACCCATCGTCAACTGGTGCTGCACACCCTGGGCGTGGCGACCATCATGGGGTGCATTGACAGTACCCGGCTGCTGGGCACCGATGACGTCTACATGCCCATCACGCCAATGTTTCATGTGCATGCCTGGGGCATTCCGTATGCCGCCACCATGCTCGGGCTCAAACAGGTTTATCCCGGCCGTTACGAGCCCGAGATGCTGGTGGAGTTGTGGCGCCGGGAGAAGGTGACCTTCTCGCATTGCGTGCCGACCATCCTGCAAATGCTGCTTAACGCCAAAGGGGCGCAGGATGCGGATTTCGGCGGCTGGAAAATCATCATTGGCGGCAGCGCCCTGACTCGCACCCTCTATCAGGCGGCCAAGGCCAGGGGTATCCAGCTCACCGCCGCCTATGGCATGTCGGAAACCGGGCCGCTGATTTCCGTGGCGCACATCAACGAAGAGCTGAAAGCCGGCAGCGAAGACGAGCGCATCACTTACCGGATCAAGGCCGGTGTTCCCGGCATGCTGGTCGAGGCGGCGATCATCGATCAGGAGGGCAACTTTCTGCCAGCCGATGGCGAAACCCAGGGCGAGCTGGTGCTGCGTGCGCCCTGGCTGACCGAAAGCTATGTTCGCGAGCCTGAGAAAGGCGCCGAATTGTGGGCCGGTGGCTGGCTGCATACGGGCGATGTGGCCACTCTGGACGACATGGGGTTCATCGACATTCGTGACCGCATCAAGGATGTCATCAAAACCGGTGGTGAGTGGATTTCGTCACTGGAGCTTGAAGACCTGTGCAGCCGCCACCCTGCTGTCCGCGAAGTGGCTGTGGTCGGTATCGCTGATCCGCAATGGGGCGAGCGGCCGTTTGCCTTGCTGGTGATTCGCGAAGGCCATCCGTTCGACGCGACTGAATTGAAGGAACACCTCATGCCTTTTGTCGTTAATGGTCACATCAACAAATGGGCCATTCCCCGCCAGATCGCGCTTGTTACTGAAATTCCCAAGACCAGTGTCGGCAAGCTCGATAAAAAGCGTATGCGTCTGGATATCGTCGAGTGGCAAAACAGCAACAGCGCGTTTCTCTCCACGCTCTGA
- a CDS encoding LysE family translocator, with amino-acid sequence MYLAEFLTVALIHLLAVASPGPDFAVVVRESVTHGRKAGTWSALGVGSAIFLHVGYSLLGIGIIVSQSIVLFNALKWAAAAYLLYIGIKALRAKPAAAGDEAAISKAPGERTARGAYISGFVTNGLNPKATLFFLSLFTVVINPHTPLPVQAGYGVYLAVATAAWFCLVARLFSQARVRAGFARMGHWFDRAMGGVLVALGIKLALTEVR; translated from the coding sequence ATGTACTTGGCAGAATTTCTCACCGTTGCTCTGATTCACCTGCTGGCCGTTGCCAGTCCCGGTCCGGACTTCGCGGTCGTGGTACGGGAAAGCGTGACCCATGGCCGCAAGGCGGGCACTTGGTCAGCGCTGGGTGTCGGCTCGGCCATTTTCCTGCATGTGGGCTATTCACTGCTGGGGATCGGGATCATTGTTTCTCAGTCGATTGTGTTGTTCAACGCGCTGAAATGGGCGGCGGCTGCGTATTTGCTGTACATCGGTATCAAAGCCTTGCGCGCCAAACCGGCTGCGGCGGGCGACGAGGCGGCGATCAGCAAGGCGCCCGGCGAACGCACTGCTCGGGGCGCCTACATCAGTGGTTTCGTTACCAACGGCCTGAACCCCAAGGCGACGCTGTTTTTCCTGTCGCTGTTCACGGTGGTGATCAACCCGCATACCCCGCTGCCGGTGCAGGCCGGGTATGGCGTGTACCTGGCGGTGGCCACGGCGGCCTGGTTCTGTCTGGTGGCGCGATTGTTCAGTCAGGCACGGGTACGCGCCGGTTTTGCGCGCATGGGCCACTGGTTCGACCGGGCCATGGGCGGTGTTCTGGTCGCGTTGGGCATCAAGCTCGCACTGACCGAGGTGCGCTGA
- a CDS encoding 6,7-dimethyl-8-ribityllumazine synthase, translating into MQPTAIDSKSKNHSNERVAFIQACWHKDIVDQSRKSFIAEMANQGYAESDIDIFEVGGAFEIPLHAKLLANSGRYAGIVGAALVVDGGIYRHEFVAQSVVSALMQVQLETEVPVFSVVLTPHHFHSGEEHQKFFFNHFVHKGEEAAKTCADTLNKVRSLRRLDAQQKAAC; encoded by the coding sequence GTGCAACCAACCGCAATTGACAGCAAAAGCAAAAACCATTCGAACGAACGCGTCGCTTTCATCCAGGCCTGCTGGCACAAAGATATCGTCGACCAGAGCCGTAAAAGTTTCATCGCCGAAATGGCCAATCAGGGCTACGCCGAAAGTGACATCGACATCTTTGAAGTCGGTGGTGCTTTTGAAATTCCGCTGCACGCAAAACTCCTCGCCAATAGCGGTCGCTATGCGGGCATCGTCGGTGCCGCACTGGTGGTGGACGGTGGTATCTACCGCCACGAATTCGTCGCGCAGTCCGTGGTCAGCGCGTTGATGCAGGTCCAGCTGGAAACCGAAGTACCGGTCTTCTCCGTGGTCCTGACACCGCACCATTTTCATTCGGGCGAAGAGCATCAGAAGTTCTTTTTCAATCACTTCGTGCACAAAGGCGAAGAAGCGGCGAAGACCTGCGCGGACACCTTGAACAAGGTCCGTAGCCTGCGTCGTCTGGATGCACAGCAGAAAGCCGCCTGCTGA
- the ltaE gene encoding low-specificity L-threonine aldolase, with protein sequence MTVIDLRSDTVTLPTAGMLDAMAHAPVGDDVYGEDPTVNLLEATLAERLGFDAALFVPSGTMSNLLALMAHCERGDEYIVGQQAHTYKYEGGGAAVLGSIQPQPLEVQADGSLDLQQVCDFIKPDDIHFARTRLLALENTMQGKVLPQAYLAAARKLTLDKGIALHLDGARLYNAVVKLGVDAREITRHFDSVSVCLSKGLGAPVGSVLCGSQALIAKARRLRKMVGGGMRQAGSLAAAGLYALDHQVERLADDHANAAFLAKGLSELGYSVEPVQTNMVYVQVGERAAALKAFCAERGILLTAAPRLRMVTHLNVSRAQTEQVVEAFAAFEHS encoded by the coding sequence GTGACCGTCATCGATCTGCGCAGCGACACAGTGACTCTGCCCACGGCGGGCATGCTCGACGCCATGGCCCATGCGCCTGTAGGCGATGATGTTTATGGTGAGGACCCGACGGTCAATCTGCTCGAAGCAACTCTCGCCGAGCGTCTCGGGTTTGACGCCGCACTGTTCGTGCCTTCCGGCACCATGAGCAATCTGCTGGCGCTGATGGCGCACTGTGAGCGCGGCGACGAATACATCGTCGGCCAGCAGGCGCATACCTACAAGTACGAAGGTGGCGGCGCGGCGGTGCTGGGTTCGATCCAGCCGCAGCCGCTTGAAGTGCAGGCTGATGGTTCGCTTGACCTTCAGCAAGTGTGCGACTTCATTAAACCCGACGACATTCACTTTGCCCGCACACGGCTGTTGGCACTGGAAAACACCATGCAGGGCAAAGTGCTGCCTCAGGCTTACCTCGCCGCTGCGCGCAAACTCACGCTGGATAAGGGCATCGCGCTGCATCTGGACGGTGCCAGGCTGTATAACGCAGTGGTGAAGCTGGGCGTCGATGCGCGCGAGATCACCAGGCACTTCGATTCAGTGTCCGTGTGCCTGTCCAAGGGCCTGGGTGCGCCGGTCGGTTCGGTGCTGTGCGGATCGCAGGCGCTGATCGCCAAGGCGCGTCGCCTGCGTAAAATGGTTGGCGGCGGCATGCGTCAGGCCGGCAGCCTCGCAGCCGCCGGGCTCTACGCACTGGATCATCAGGTCGAGCGACTGGCGGACGATCATGCCAACGCAGCGTTTCTGGCCAAGGGCCTGAGCGAACTGGGTTACAGCGTCGAGCCGGTGCAGACCAACATGGTCTATGTGCAGGTCGGGGAGCGCGCCGCCGCGCTCAAGGCCTTTTGCGCCGAGCGTGGCATCCTGCTCACTGCTGCGCCGAGGCTGCGCATGGTCACCCACCTGAATGTCTCGCGTGCTCAGACAGAGCAGGTGGTCGAAGCATTCGCAGCGTTTGAACACTCATGA